The following are encoded in a window of Qipengyuania soli genomic DNA:
- a CDS encoding putative colanic acid biosynthesis acetyltransferase, with amino-acid sequence MDARESASRTGGPSFTLGNRLMRVFWRTSWLVLARWTPPPLHAWRAFLLRSFGAVIGENCRVHASVNIWLPANLTLKDNVLIGPGAIIYNQGYITIGNDTVVSQRAHLCASTHDVNDPEFQLILRPVDLGNRCWVAAEAFVGPGVAMSDGSVLAARGALFEDTDPWTIYRGNPAAPFKRRERRAGGA; translated from the coding sequence TTGGACGCAAGGGAATCCGCCAGTCGCACGGGTGGGCCTTCCTTCACCCTCGGCAACCGGCTCATGCGCGTCTTCTGGCGGACGAGCTGGCTGGTGCTGGCACGATGGACACCTCCCCCACTGCATGCGTGGCGCGCCTTCCTTCTACGCTCGTTCGGAGCGGTGATCGGAGAAAACTGCCGCGTCCATGCCAGCGTCAACATATGGCTGCCGGCTAACCTCACACTCAAGGACAATGTCCTGATTGGCCCCGGCGCGATCATCTATAACCAAGGTTACATCACGATCGGCAACGACACGGTCGTGTCGCAGCGTGCGCATCTTTGCGCCAGCACGCACGACGTGAACGATCCCGAGTTCCAGTTGATCTTGCGCCCTGTCGACCTCGGCAATCGCTGCTGGGTGGCTGCAGAGGCATTCGTCGGCCCGGGAGTGGCAATGAGCGACGGTTCGGTGCTCGCGGCACGCGGAGCGTTGTTCGAAGATACCGACCCTTGGACGATCTATCGTGGCAACCCTGCAGCGCCCTTCAAGCGCCGCGAAAGGCGAGCTGGCGGAGCGTAA
- a CDS encoding TolC family protein: protein MCACSPAFAQAQESVLPASQEATDLPEPEGSPLAIDFASDPILNLAQGAADVDEFRRIVAAALQENAVRREAEARINLAEAQVAEAKSGYEPRVDLSVNSFRTIARDFSNDPFNLLERSRPSKRTDALAEVEYTVFDFGAINAAIAAAEARLKAAGHDRDAAATQIVTQVVTTWYSVFAYQSLTRLAEGFVAAQDDIEKAVDNRIAQGASAPSEKARVASLRADGEIRLAQFQRRLASAEARFRELTGMEPPPLLRRAPLLEAGRFSRDFVVAAAADAPEVQSAEALAQAARIDVNNSRASQAPRVAARIDAGRYGVFEDREDYDVRASLNLRYRLFGGGGRARIDQAQARADAATATADRVKQESERDAAVVWADVDALEKQLVALEASYRSARQTRDVVFRRFAALRGSLFDVSEAQSAYLGAAVAYIEGLTELDAARYLLLARTGRLLDLFEREGGNAE, encoded by the coding sequence TTGTGCGCTTGCAGCCCTGCTTTCGCACAGGCCCAGGAAAGCGTACTGCCCGCTTCGCAGGAGGCGACAGACCTGCCTGAGCCAGAAGGCAGCCCGCTGGCAATCGACTTCGCGAGCGATCCGATCCTCAACCTTGCGCAAGGTGCCGCGGACGTTGACGAATTTCGCAGGATCGTAGCCGCGGCACTCCAGGAAAACGCCGTGCGGCGCGAAGCCGAGGCGCGCATCAACCTTGCCGAGGCACAGGTGGCCGAAGCCAAGTCGGGATACGAACCGCGGGTCGACCTTTCGGTGAATTCCTTTCGCACGATTGCACGTGATTTCAGCAATGATCCCTTCAACCTCCTCGAACGATCGCGACCGAGCAAGCGCACCGATGCCCTTGCCGAAGTCGAGTACACGGTGTTCGATTTCGGCGCGATCAATGCCGCGATTGCAGCGGCCGAAGCGCGCCTGAAGGCCGCCGGCCACGACCGGGATGCTGCCGCCACACAGATCGTAACGCAGGTTGTCACCACGTGGTATTCCGTCTTTGCCTACCAGTCGCTGACCCGCCTCGCGGAAGGTTTCGTCGCGGCACAGGACGACATCGAGAAGGCCGTCGACAACCGGATTGCACAGGGGGCTTCGGCACCCAGCGAAAAGGCCCGTGTCGCTTCGCTGCGTGCCGACGGCGAGATCCGGCTTGCCCAGTTCCAGCGCCGTCTCGCCAGTGCCGAGGCGCGCTTTCGGGAGCTGACCGGGATGGAGCCCCCCCCGCTCCTGCGGCGTGCACCCTTGCTCGAGGCCGGGCGGTTCAGTCGCGATTTCGTGGTCGCTGCCGCGGCTGACGCGCCAGAGGTCCAGAGCGCCGAGGCGCTGGCGCAGGCCGCAAGGATCGACGTCAACAACTCGCGCGCGAGCCAGGCGCCACGCGTCGCTGCGCGTATTGACGCGGGTCGCTATGGCGTATTCGAGGATCGCGAAGATTACGACGTCCGTGCGAGTCTCAACCTGCGTTACCGCCTCTTCGGCGGAGGCGGGCGTGCCCGCATCGACCAGGCGCAGGCGCGGGCGGATGCCGCGACAGCGACTGCCGATCGGGTGAAGCAGGAGAGCGAGCGCGATGCCGCGGTCGTCTGGGCCGACGTCGATGCTCTGGAGAAGCAGCTCGTGGCACTCGAGGCTTCCTATCGTTCCGCCCGGCAAACCCGGGACGTCGTGTTCCGTCGGTTCGCCGCGCTGCGCGGGTCGCTGTTCGACGTATCGGAAGCACAAAGCGCCTATCTTGGCGCGGCGGTCGCCTATATCGAGGGCCTGACCGAGCTCGATGCGGCTCGCTATCTCCTGCTGGCAAGAACCGGCAGGCTGCTCGACCTGTTCGAGCGCGAAGGGGGGAATGCCGAGTAA
- the folK gene encoding 2-amino-4-hydroxy-6-hydroxymethyldihydropteridine diphosphokinase, with product MVEASEHCYLIGIGSNMRVPGIGNPRAVIIHAVDAVAELGLDVAAVSRVIETRPVGPASRNYANAAAIVYTQLDPPQVLHRFKEIEAAFGRRHRGLRWRARPLDLDLVLWSGGIWVSPELAIPHPHFRTRPFVIRPAAEVAPGWKDPVTGLTLRQLAFRGA from the coding sequence ATGGTCGAGGCAAGCGAGCATTGTTACCTCATCGGGATCGGATCCAACATGCGGGTGCCGGGCATCGGCAATCCGCGTGCCGTCATCATCCATGCAGTTGACGCGGTGGCCGAGCTGGGACTGGATGTGGCGGCGGTATCGCGGGTGATCGAGACCCGCCCCGTTGGTCCTGCCTCGCGCAACTATGCCAATGCGGCGGCGATCGTGTACACGCAGCTTGACCCGCCTCAGGTCCTGCACCGTTTCAAGGAAATCGAAGCGGCCTTCGGCAGGCGGCATCGCGGGCTTCGCTGGCGTGCCAGACCGCTCGACCTCGACCTCGTCCTGTGGAGCGGAGGGATCTGGGTATCACCCGAACTTGCCATCCCGCATCCGCACTTCAGGACAAGGCCATTCGTAATACGGCCCGCAGCGGAAGTAGCGCCGGGATGGAAGGACCCGGTGACGGGTCTTACGCTCCGCCAGCTCGCCTTTCGCGGCGCTTGA
- a CDS encoding glycosyltransferase: MSVSLVIPALDEAKALPVLVAHLAKLYPRPREIVLVDGGSTDSTTKLAQAAGWRVVECEKGRALQINRGVTEAQGELVCVVHADSLPPFDMVSVIEATLAEKRIALASFTPLIRGPDKTRWGTTAHNWIKTWYAPLITRPHLFFRGVRLLFGDHAMFFRRADFLAIGGCTPGDAVMEEADLCVKFARLGKIRMVPRWVITSDRRIAAWGPLKANWIYFKVGILWALGLRHRMAENYPDIR; encoded by the coding sequence GTGAGCGTCAGCCTGGTCATCCCGGCGCTCGACGAGGCAAAGGCCCTCCCGGTGCTAGTCGCGCACCTGGCCAAGCTTTATCCGCGCCCTCGGGAAATCGTGTTGGTCGATGGCGGCAGCACCGATTCAACCACCAAGCTGGCTCAGGCGGCGGGCTGGAGGGTGGTCGAGTGCGAAAAGGGCCGGGCGCTGCAGATCAACCGCGGCGTGACCGAGGCTCAGGGAGAGCTGGTATGCGTCGTTCACGCCGACAGCCTGCCACCTTTCGACATGGTCTCCGTGATTGAGGCGACGCTGGCCGAAAAGCGGATTGCGCTGGCAAGTTTCACCCCGCTCATCCGTGGACCGGACAAGACCCGGTGGGGGACAACGGCACACAACTGGATCAAGACCTGGTACGCGCCGCTCATTACCCGCCCGCACCTCTTCTTCCGAGGTGTGAGGCTGCTATTCGGCGATCATGCCATGTTCTTCCGCCGCGCGGATTTCCTCGCCATCGGGGGCTGTACGCCAGGCGATGCCGTGATGGAGGAAGCGGACCTGTGCGTGAAATTTGCACGCCTCGGGAAGATCCGCATGGTGCCGCGCTGGGTGATTACGTCCGACCGCAGGATCGCCGCATGGGGTCCGCTCAAGGCCAACTGGATCTATTTCAAGGTCGGCATCCTGTGGGCTCTCGGCCTGCGCCACCGGATGGCGGAGAACTATCCCGATATCCGCTAG
- a CDS encoding radical SAM protein: protein MASRNAPVGPSPFAVEAPPLPREKFVDPHVTAKGEARATVPLVSLDTLWLNTGTLCNLACATCYIESSPTNDALVYLTLADATPFLDEAHGFGPREIGFTGGEPFMNPEILPMLDAALSRGFEVLVLTNAMRPMRRHEEALLEMHQAYGDRLTLRVSLDHHTKPVHEAERGLRSWDPAMEGLSWLSQNGFSIAVAGRLLPHEDEQTARDGYAQLFADRGIAIDARDPARLVLFPEMDATRDIAEITTECWDILGKSPAEVMCANSRMVVHRKGESAPRVAACTLLPYEAGFDMGATLAEASGEIALNHPHCARFCVLGGASCSA, encoded by the coding sequence ATGGCGAGCCGCAACGCGCCTGTCGGACCCTCGCCCTTCGCGGTGGAGGCACCGCCTCTCCCGCGCGAAAAGTTCGTCGATCCGCATGTCACCGCGAAGGGGGAGGCGCGCGCAACGGTGCCGCTGGTCAGTCTCGACACGCTCTGGCTCAATACCGGGACGCTGTGCAATCTCGCCTGCGCGACCTGCTATATCGAGAGCAGCCCAACCAATGATGCGCTGGTCTATCTGACTCTCGCGGATGCGACCCCCTTCCTTGACGAGGCCCACGGCTTCGGCCCGCGCGAGATAGGGTTCACGGGCGGCGAGCCCTTCATGAACCCCGAAATCCTGCCGATGCTCGATGCGGCCCTGTCGCGCGGGTTCGAGGTGTTGGTGCTGACCAATGCCATGCGTCCGATGCGGCGGCACGAGGAAGCTTTGCTGGAAATGCACCAGGCGTATGGCGACAGGCTCACGCTGCGCGTCAGCCTCGACCATCACACCAAGCCCGTGCACGAGGCCGAGCGGGGCTTGCGCAGCTGGGACCCGGCGATGGAAGGCTTAAGCTGGCTGTCGCAAAACGGCTTCTCGATTGCCGTCGCCGGGCGTCTTCTCCCCCACGAGGATGAGCAAACCGCCCGCGATGGATATGCGCAGCTCTTCGCCGACCGGGGCATAGCCATCGACGCCCGCGATCCGGCGCGGCTGGTGCTGTTCCCCGAAATGGACGCAACCCGGGACATCGCCGAGATCACGACCGAATGCTGGGACATCCTCGGCAAGTCGCCTGCCGAGGTCATGTGCGCCAACAGTCGCATGGTCGTCCACCGCAAGGGCGAAAGTGCGCCGCGCGTCGCCGCCTGCACGCTGCTACCCTACGAGGCAGGCTTCGACATGGGTGCGACGCTGGCGGAGGCTTCGGGCGAGATTGCCCTCAACCACCCGCATTGCGCGCGTTTCTGCGTCCTCGGCGGGGCGAGCTGTTCGGCCTAG
- a CDS encoding SDR family oxidoreductase: protein MVTGAAGLLGGEVCARLVARGHSVTAMVHRTPDILANDGTKVAVGEIVPGDVSLPRMGWSEDEFARIAAGHDLLIHCAATVRFDLDEADYAAVNVGGTANAIALAEAGGMEFLHVSTAYVCGDRNGPIREDDPLPESGYANGYEASKAAGERLVRNSGLPWAIARPSVVVGEHASGAIRQFDTTYAAFKLIAEGRVRHMAATPGATLDFVPIDHVAGGIVAIAENMDEASGRTFHLVAGRTLPIERFIHAIGAYPQFHEPALVEPARFDPASLPALERRLYKRVAGLYAAYFQRDPQFDDSAFRVLTGSACPPTGEPYIRRLIDHCIAVGFLSAA from the coding sequence CTGGTTACCGGTGCCGCGGGCCTGCTCGGCGGTGAGGTGTGCGCGCGGCTCGTCGCCCGTGGCCACAGCGTCACGGCGATGGTCCATCGCACGCCGGACATTCTTGCGAATGACGGGACGAAGGTTGCGGTTGGCGAGATCGTGCCGGGCGATGTGTCGCTGCCGCGAATGGGCTGGAGCGAGGACGAATTTGCCCGCATAGCTGCCGGACACGATCTCCTCATCCACTGCGCTGCGACCGTGCGGTTCGATCTCGATGAGGCCGACTATGCCGCGGTAAATGTCGGCGGCACGGCCAATGCCATCGCCCTCGCCGAAGCTGGGGGAATGGAATTCCTGCACGTATCCACCGCCTATGTGTGCGGCGATCGCAACGGCCCGATCAGGGAAGACGATCCGCTGCCCGAGAGCGGCTATGCCAACGGCTATGAGGCGAGCAAGGCCGCGGGCGAGCGGCTCGTTCGCAATAGCGGCCTGCCATGGGCCATTGCACGGCCTTCGGTCGTGGTCGGGGAACATGCCAGCGGCGCGATCAGGCAGTTCGACACCACCTATGCCGCATTCAAGCTGATTGCCGAGGGTCGGGTGCGCCACATGGCCGCAACTCCTGGGGCGACACTCGATTTCGTGCCGATCGACCATGTCGCGGGCGGCATCGTGGCTATCGCCGAAAACATGGACGAAGCGTCCGGCCGGACATTCCACCTCGTTGCGGGCAGAACACTGCCGATCGAGCGCTTCATTCACGCCATCGGCGCCTATCCGCAGTTCCACGAACCGGCGCTGGTCGAACCGGCGAGGTTCGATCCGGCGAGCCTGCCCGCGCTCGAACGCCGCCTCTACAAGCGGGTTGCTGGCCTTTACGCCGCCTACTTCCAGCGCGACCCCCAATTTGACGACAGTGCCTTTCGCGTACTTACCGGAAGTGCATGCCCTCCGACCGGCGAACCCTACATCCGGCGCCTGATCGACCATTGCATCGCAGTCGGTTTCCTCTCCGCCGCCTAG
- a CDS encoding TIGR04282 family arsenosugar biosynthesis glycosyltransferase — MEAVRLVIFARLPQPGMVKTRLIPALGETGAAELYRRLLDHTLAEARASGLPVELRVTGGEIADFRQIFGDDFDLVEQGEGDLGERLDRVPTPAIIIGSDCPGISAPVLRAAADALVERSVVLGPATDGGYYLIGHREPVSFLFENMAWSTPSVFAETLVRLAARGIGPAILPELADIDTPEDLASWPELQ; from the coding sequence ATGGAAGCGGTGAGGCTCGTCATCTTCGCGCGCCTGCCGCAGCCGGGAATGGTGAAAACAAGGCTGATCCCGGCATTGGGCGAAACGGGCGCAGCAGAACTCTACCGGCGCTTGCTCGACCACACGCTGGCGGAGGCTCGTGCGTCGGGCCTTCCGGTCGAACTGCGGGTGACCGGCGGTGAAATTGCGGATTTCAGGCAGATCTTCGGCGATGATTTCGACCTTGTAGAACAGGGCGAGGGCGATCTTGGCGAGAGGCTTGACCGGGTCCCGACTCCGGCAATCATCATCGGCAGCGATTGCCCGGGAATTTCAGCACCGGTCCTGCGTGCCGCAGCCGATGCCCTCGTCGAACGTTCGGTGGTGCTGGGCCCAGCGACCGACGGTGGATACTACCTCATCGGCCACAGGGAACCGGTGTCGTTCCTGTTCGAGAACATGGCATGGAGCACGCCTTCGGTCTTCGCCGAGACCCTTGTACGCCTTGCTGCGCGCGGCATCGGCCCTGCCATCCTTCCCGAGCTCGCTGACATAGATACGCCGGAAGACCTCGCCAGCTGGCCGGAACTCCAGTGA
- a CDS encoding HlyD family type I secretion periplasmic adaptor subunit, with translation MSEREELFAEHEGDAEGRLEGMVNAIEPRTASRWLFWGIVGFFVIFLAWASLAEVDRTVRGMGRVISSSELQVISSLEGGVVEEILVTTGQAVKADDPLLRLDPTETGSSLGSTSATAGALEMKVARLEAEIAGRAPRFPAPADEEAARQLRVEQALYSSRQADLQSALTSSRAQLARSRQMVTEAERQVDAVASRASAARSEADLLRPLVEQGIEPRLSLVRAESQAASAEAELAGARAAVGRAQAQVTEAGANLDRVARDWRAQAANELALAQAELGSRSAAIPALQERLARTTLRSPVAGTVNRVLVNTRGSAVSTGQPLVEIAPSDDTLLVEVRIRPQDIGTVRIGQQARIGITAFDQAVYGKLEGKVVTISPDSIVDEKRGEVYYLVRVRTEAEALPSDKGDLAIGPGMVADVSLLGDKRTVLQYILTPLLRFRDTALRE, from the coding sequence GTGAGCGAGCGTGAGGAGCTTTTCGCCGAACACGAAGGCGATGCGGAGGGGCGCCTCGAGGGCATGGTCAATGCGATCGAGCCGCGCACCGCGTCGCGCTGGCTGTTCTGGGGCATCGTCGGCTTCTTTGTGATCTTCCTCGCCTGGGCATCGCTTGCCGAGGTCGACCGCACCGTGCGCGGTATGGGGCGTGTCATTTCGAGCAGCGAGTTGCAGGTCATCTCCAGTCTCGAAGGGGGCGTGGTGGAGGAAATCCTCGTCACGACGGGGCAGGCCGTGAAGGCGGACGATCCGCTGCTTCGTCTCGATCCCACGGAAACCGGTTCCTCGCTTGGCAGCACGTCCGCGACGGCAGGTGCGCTGGAAATGAAAGTTGCCAGGCTTGAGGCTGAAATTGCGGGCCGTGCACCACGCTTTCCGGCTCCGGCAGACGAAGAAGCCGCTCGGCAGTTACGGGTCGAACAGGCGCTCTATTCTTCGCGCCAGGCCGACCTCCAGAGTGCCCTCACCAGTTCGCGCGCACAGCTGGCGCGTTCGCGGCAGATGGTCACCGAGGCCGAGCGACAGGTCGATGCCGTGGCCAGCCGCGCCTCGGCCGCGCGCTCGGAGGCCGATCTCTTGCGGCCCCTTGTCGAGCAGGGGATCGAGCCGCGCCTGTCGCTGGTTCGGGCCGAAAGCCAGGCGGCGAGCGCGGAGGCCGAACTGGCCGGCGCACGCGCGGCCGTTGGCCGGGCTCAGGCCCAGGTTACAGAGGCAGGTGCCAATCTCGACCGCGTTGCGCGCGACTGGCGTGCGCAGGCGGCGAACGAACTCGCCCTTGCACAGGCAGAGCTGGGATCACGGTCGGCGGCAATTCCGGCGCTGCAGGAACGGCTCGCGCGGACCACATTGCGATCGCCTGTCGCGGGCACAGTCAACCGGGTGCTGGTCAACACGCGCGGCAGTGCGGTCTCGACCGGCCAGCCGCTGGTGGAGATCGCTCCTTCGGACGACACGCTGCTCGTCGAAGTCAGGATCCGCCCGCAGGACATCGGCACGGTTCGCATCGGACAACAGGCACGCATCGGCATCACGGCTTTCGACCAGGCCGTCTACGGCAAGCTCGAAGGCAAGGTCGTGACGATCTCCCCGGACTCGATCGTCGACGAGAAGCGGGGCGAGGTCTATTACCTCGTTCGCGTACGGACCGAGGCCGAGGCGCTTCCGTCGGACAAGGGTGACCTTGCGATCGGTCCGGGCATGGTCGCTGACGTCAGCCTCCTCGGCGACAAGCGCACCGTGCTTCAGTACATCCTCACCCCGCTGCTGCGTTTCCGCGACACGGCCTTGCGCGAATAG
- a CDS encoding type I secretion system permease/ATPase, protein MSAEPLVEVPGKRLADWLVEPIRANWRTYSKVVIAATLINIFALVSSLFTMTVYDRVVPNNAFGSLAALSIGLGIIIVFDFALKLLRAYFVDHAGMNIDREIGETVFGRLIEMRLELRKGSTGQLTGLMRELETMRDFFASATLAAVVDVPFIIITLVVIAIIGGWVVLVPALIVPLVILVGWGAHPALQRLSAKAMDEGLHKQSVLVETIGSIEAVKTAGARQLFEERWRKAVEGHAAVSLKQRLIAAIGTTFATSAGTISYAGVVIVGVFSLADNRLTMGGLIACSILAGRAIAPLAQISQLVSRITATRTAYRQVRALMERPPEGPGADAIELDKPRGEIELRNVAFQYPGATNKALDGVSLKIAPGEKVGLIGRVGSGKSTLARMILGLYPPQEGMVLFDGIDIAQLAPASLRNSVASVLQEPALFSGTIRENIVLGRNAVDDEEMLRVARLSGTDAFASRIPRGYDLRLVDRGEGLSGGQRQSIAIARALAGKPPVVVMDEPTSAMDAQTEADLIARLKDEFAKRTLIVVTHRQPLLTLVDRLVVVDDGKIMADGPRDEVLSKLARAARGTPVISQKVKG, encoded by the coding sequence ATGAGCGCCGAACCGCTCGTCGAAGTGCCGGGCAAGCGGCTGGCCGACTGGCTGGTCGAGCCGATCCGCGCCAATTGGCGGACCTATTCCAAGGTCGTCATCGCCGCGACACTGATCAATATTTTCGCACTGGTGTCGTCGCTGTTCACGATGACCGTGTACGACCGCGTGGTGCCGAACAACGCCTTCGGATCGCTGGCGGCCCTGTCGATCGGTCTCGGCATCATCATCGTCTTCGACTTCGCGCTGAAATTGCTGCGCGCCTACTTCGTCGATCATGCGGGCATGAATATCGACCGGGAAATCGGCGAGACCGTGTTCGGGCGCCTGATCGAGATGCGGCTCGAATTGCGCAAGGGTTCGACCGGCCAGTTGACTGGCCTGATGCGCGAACTGGAAACCATGCGCGACTTCTTCGCTTCGGCGACCCTGGCCGCGGTGGTCGATGTGCCGTTCATCATCATCACCCTGGTCGTCATCGCGATTATCGGGGGCTGGGTCGTGCTGGTTCCGGCTCTGATAGTCCCTCTTGTCATCCTTGTCGGCTGGGGTGCGCACCCCGCGCTGCAGCGGCTTTCGGCCAAGGCCATGGACGAAGGCTTGCACAAGCAGTCGGTCCTCGTTGAAACGATCGGCAGTATCGAGGCGGTGAAGACCGCAGGGGCGCGTCAGCTTTTTGAAGAACGTTGGCGCAAGGCGGTCGAAGGCCATGCGGCGGTCTCGCTCAAGCAGCGCCTCATTGCGGCAATCGGTACGACCTTCGCAACCTCGGCAGGCACGATTTCGTATGCCGGCGTCGTCATTGTCGGCGTTTTCTCGCTCGCGGACAATCGCCTAACCATGGGTGGGCTTATCGCCTGCTCGATCCTTGCGGGGAGGGCGATTGCGCCGCTGGCGCAAATCTCGCAACTGGTGTCACGCATCACGGCCACCCGCACAGCCTATCGTCAGGTGCGGGCTTTGATGGAGCGCCCCCCCGAGGGTCCCGGTGCCGATGCTATCGAACTCGATAAGCCGCGAGGCGAAATCGAATTACGGAATGTCGCTTTCCAGTACCCGGGCGCTACGAACAAGGCGCTCGACGGTGTGAGCCTCAAGATCGCGCCCGGTGAGAAAGTCGGCCTGATCGGTCGCGTGGGTTCAGGCAAGTCCACGCTCGCGCGCATGATCCTCGGCCTCTACCCACCGCAGGAAGGCATGGTGCTGTTCGACGGGATCGATATTGCCCAGCTCGCCCCGGCATCGCTACGAAATTCGGTAGCTTCGGTGCTGCAGGAACCGGCGCTGTTTTCCGGCACCATTCGCGAGAATATCGTTCTCGGTCGCAATGCGGTCGATGACGAGGAAATGCTCCGCGTAGCGCGCCTTTCGGGTACGGACGCCTTCGCCAGCCGCATACCGCGAGGGTACGATTTGCGCCTCGTCGATCGGGGAGAGGGGTTGTCGGGCGGACAGCGCCAATCGATCGCCATCGCCCGCGCCCTCGCTGGCAAGCCACCGGTCGTCGTCATGGACGAACCGACCAGTGCCATGGATGCACAAACCGAAGCCGACCTGATCGCGCGGCTGAAGGACGAATTTGCGAAGCGCACGCTAATCGTCGTCACGCATCGCCAGCCCTTGCTCACTCTCGTCGATCGCCTCGTGGTTGTCGATGACGGAAAGATCATGGCTGACGGTCCGCGCGACGAGGTCCTGTCAAAGCTGGCCCGAGCAGCGCGCGGCACACCGGTCATATCGCAGAAGGTCAAGGGCTAG
- a CDS encoding dihydrolipoyl dehydrogenase family protein has translation MKFTHDVIVIGGGAAGLTAAGGCALFGLKVALIEGHKMGGECLNNGCVPSKALITAAKRAAEAREEKRFGVTLAAPQVDWTGVRGHIRDAIAGIEHHDSVETFEEMGCEVLLGHARMTGRQSVEVAGRTLHAPRIVIATGSEPVVPPIEGIHDVPYLTNENLFEIDELPGHLVIIGGGVIGMEMAQSFRRLGSEVTVIEPHDLMGRDDPESVAVVVDTMKGEGVRFVHGAAKKVEGEAGQVTVHTDGGETVSGTHLLLAVGRRARVRGFGAEDLGIALGGNGFRVDARRRTSVKGIYAIGDCRAGPRLTHVSGYEGSNVALEIVTGLPTKVDYKALPWCTYTEPEVAQIGMTEADARKAHGDNITVVREEFSENERAVAEGYTRGHMKMVLKGKKVLGVSIVGRNAGELLLPFTQSITGKSSTFALGSAIIAYPTRSEISKASAFSAWEQTVFGGLPKKYAALVARLRRALS, from the coding sequence ATGAAATTCACCCATGACGTAATCGTGATCGGCGGCGGGGCCGCAGGGCTAACCGCTGCGGGCGGCTGCGCGCTGTTCGGCCTCAAGGTAGCGCTGATCGAGGGCCACAAGATGGGGGGCGAGTGCCTCAACAATGGCTGCGTCCCCTCGAAGGCGCTGATCACTGCGGCAAAGCGCGCTGCCGAAGCGCGCGAAGAGAAGCGCTTCGGAGTTACGCTGGCGGCTCCGCAGGTCGACTGGACCGGCGTGCGCGGCCATATCCGCGATGCCATCGCCGGGATCGAGCATCACGATTCGGTCGAGACCTTCGAGGAAATGGGCTGCGAGGTCCTGCTCGGCCATGCTCGGATGACCGGGCGGCAGTCGGTCGAGGTCGCGGGCCGGACCCTGCATGCTCCGCGCATCGTTATCGCGACCGGCTCCGAACCGGTCGTCCCGCCGATCGAGGGCATCCACGATGTTCCTTACCTCACCAACGAGAACCTGTTCGAAATCGACGAATTGCCGGGGCATCTCGTCATCATCGGGGGCGGGGTGATCGGCATGGAAATGGCGCAGAGCTTCCGCCGTCTCGGAAGCGAAGTGACGGTGATCGAGCCTCATGACCTCATGGGCCGCGACGATCCGGAATCGGTGGCGGTCGTGGTCGATACGATGAAGGGCGAAGGTGTGCGCTTCGTGCACGGGGCGGCGAAGAAGGTCGAAGGCGAAGCCGGACAGGTCACGGTCCATACCGATGGCGGTGAGACAGTCTCGGGCACCCACCTGCTGCTCGCCGTAGGACGCAGGGCACGGGTCAGGGGCTTCGGGGCGGAAGATCTGGGCATCGCCCTTGGCGGCAACGGCTTCAGGGTCGATGCCCGCCGTCGCACCTCGGTGAAGGGCATTTACGCGATCGGCGATTGCCGGGCGGGCCCACGACTGACCCATGTGTCGGGATACGAGGGCTCCAACGTCGCGCTCGAGATCGTCACCGGCCTGCCGACCAAGGTCGACTACAAGGCGCTTCCCTGGTGCACCTATACCGAACCGGAAGTCGCGCAGATCGGCATGACTGAGGCCGATGCCCGCAAGGCGCATGGCGACAATATCACAGTCGTGCGCGAGGAATTCTCCGAGAACGAACGCGCCGTCGCGGAAGGGTATACCAGGGGCCACATGAAGATGGTGCTCAAGGGCAAGAAGGTGCTCGGCGTCAGCATCGTCGGCAGGAATGCCGGCGAACTGCTACTGCCCTTCACCCAGTCGATCACGGGCAAGAGCAGCACCTTCGCGCTCGGCAGCGCGATCATCGCCTATCCGACCCGCAGCGAGATTTCCAAGGCGTCTGCCTTCAGCGCGTGGGAGCAGACCGTATTCGGCGGCCTGCCCAAGAAATACGCCGCACTCGTGGCAAGGCTGCGCCGGGCATTGTCCTGA